From the Nitrospirota bacterium genome, the window CTGGGTTAAAGACGGTAAAGAGCTTTTGGCCGGTAAATCCAAATACACCGATGCTTACGTAGAGAAACTTGCCTCTGCCGCTGACTTATTTATAGCCTCAATGAGTACCCCTGTTATTACCTATACGCTTCCCAAGTCCTCAGAGTTCATCACCACAGGAGATGTCAAGGGCGATGGACAGGTGGAAATCCTCATCGGGCACGGCTCAGACGTAACAGTGTACCAGCCCGGGGTTGATCTGCACAAACTGTGGGAACTGCATGACAGTAAACTTGGCGAAAATCTATACCTGGATGTGTTTAAGACCGACACTAAAGGACTTGTTGTAATATCGTCACTGCTTAGGGATGGTGTGCACTCTTACGTGTATGAACTCAGGGATAATGATTTTCATGAAGTATGGCACACTCAAGGATTTCTCAGAGTGATAAAAAATTCATTGTATTATCAGGCCTACTCTCATTTGTCAGGCTTTGACGGACAGGTTGAGAAAATCAATTATGACGGGACGTTTACAATAACTGGGCAGCCGTTGAAATTGCCTAAAGGCGTAAATCTCTACGACTTTGCAATTATCGAAGATACCGAGAAAAACGAGCAATTAACCCTCTACTACAGCAAAGATAATTACATTAACCTTGTAGATTCTAACGGAGTAAGCACATTCAGAAGCAAGCGCAATATGGGCGGCTTCACAAAGGAATACAAGAATGCCCAATCAATACTAATGGTAGACGGCGGCAATTGGTATGTCAGTGATAAACTTACGGCATCCGGCAGCAGAGTAACCGCTATTAAAAGGATACCCTTAACCTCTACAGTAAGAACTCTTGGGTATAAAGAATCTGACCTTATCAGCTACCGATACGTAGGGTTGACACTTGAGGAGGATGTGCTTGCCAATGTGGGTGGTTCAATTCTGGACTATACCATATACAAAGATAAAGTGTATGTATTGGCAAAACCATTTTTAGGGTTAAAACTATCCAATATACTAAAGGGGGATAATCCACTGGTTTCCACTTTATATGTATATTCGATCATAAAGTATTAGGCCGGGGGGTAAATTTTTGGATAAAAGTTCACTGCCATGCCATGTGGGAATAATTATGGATGGTAACGGCAGATGGGCAAACCTGAGGGGACGTCCCCGCGTAGAAGGCCATAAGCAGGGGGCACACAGGACAAAGGAAATTATTGAAGCTGCAGCGGAACTCGGCATAAAGGTGTTAACGCTGTATGCGTTTTCAATAGAGAACTGGAAAAGGCCGGAGTTTGAAGTGGATACTCTTATGGATTTGCTGGATTATTACTTACAGACGGAAATCCTTGAGCTTCTGCAAAAGGGGATTGTGTTTAAAGTTATTGGCAACCGTGAAAAGCTGCCGGATAAAATCCGGTATCTGATAGATCAGGCTGAGGACATGACAGCTTCTAACACTGGAATGCTGCTTTTAATGGCTATCAGCTACGGCGGCAGAGACGACATCCTGCGCGCTGTCAGAAAGATGGCACAAAATGGAGAGGATATTGTAAATCTCTCTGAGGAACTTTTTGTGGAACATCTGGATACTGCAGGCTGCGGCATGGTGGATTTAATAATTCGTACCGGCGGAGAAAAAAGAATCAGCAATTTTCTTATATGGCAGGCAGCATATGCGGAGCTTTATTTTACGGATACTCTTTGGCCGGACTTCACTAAAGAGGATTTTTACGAGGCCATGGAGGATTATAAGTCAAGACAAAGGCGTTTCGGTGCTATCCCCGAGGATATT encodes:
- the uppS gene encoding di-trans,poly-cis-decaprenylcistransferase; translated protein: MDGNGRWANLRGRPRVEGHKQGAHRTKEIIEAAAELGIKVLTLYAFSIENWKRPEFEVDTLMDLLDYYLQTEILELLQKGIVFKVIGNREKLPDKIRYLIDQAEDMTASNTGMLLLMAISYGGRDDILRAVRKMAQNGEDIVNLSEELFVEHLDTAGCGMVDLIIRTGGEKRISNFLIWQAAYAELYFTDTLWPDFTKEDFYEAMEDYKSRQRRFGAIPEDIEAPKVTPGKCT